In the genome of Chlamydia sp., the window GTATGCCGAAAAAATTCGGTCGAGTAAGAATGCCAAGGGATAAAAAGGGATATGCAACACGCTAGAAAAAAATTTAGGGTTGGTCGTACTTCTTCGCATAATCGTTGCATGTTGGCTAATATGTTAAAGTCTTTAATTCACAATGAAAGAATAGAGACTACGTTGCCTAAAGCCAAAGAGTTGCGTCGTCATGCAGATAGAATGGTGACTTTAGCCAAGAAAAATACTTTAGCTGCAAGAAGACTTGCTGTTGGGCGTCTTATGGTTAGATATAATACGCTAACTAGCAAGGAGGCTCGTCAGGCTAAGGCAGGAGACCTATCCGCTTATAATGTTGATAGAAGAGTTATTGGGAAGTTATTTGATGTATTAGCAACCAGATTTTCTTCGAGAAATGGTGGGTATACACGTATTTTGAAGTTGCAAAATAGGGTTGGTGATAATGCTCAAAAGTGTATTATAGAATTTTTAGCGGATTAACGCTAATTTTTCGAAAACACTGACTACCTGGGATTTGATAATGAGAGTTGTAATTAATGGTTTTGGACGAATTGGGCGATTAGTTTTAAGACAGATTCTGAAAAGGAATTCTCCCATTGAAGTTGTAGCCATTAATGATTTAGTCGCAGGTGATCTTTTAACTTATTTATTTAAATATGATTCTACACACGGATCTTTCGCTTCGCAAGCTACTTTCGCCGAAGGGTGTTTGGTGGTTGGAGAGAGAAAGATCCGTTTCTTAGCAGAGAAAGACATTCAAAAGCTACCTTGGAAGGATTTGGATGTTGATGTCGTCATTGAAAGCACTGGATTATTTGTTAATAGGGATGATGCTGCGAAGCATTTGGATTCTGGAGCTAGGAGAGTATTGATAACAGCTCCTGCCAAAGGGGATGTCCCTACGTTTGTTATGGGGGTTAATCATCACCAGTTCGATTCAGTTAATGACGTAATCATTTCTAATGCTTCTTGCACAACTAACTGTTTGGCTCCTTTAGCAAAGGTGCTGTTGGATAACTTCGGTATAGAAGAAGGATTGATGACAACAGTTCATGCAGCTACAGCTACACAAAGTGTGGTGGATGGACCTTCTCGGAAGGATTGGAGAGGAGGACGCGGAGCTTTCCAAAATATTATTCCTGCTTCCACAGGGGCTGCTAAGGCCGTAGGATTGTGCTTGCCTGAGCTTAAAGGAAAGTTGACAGGAATGGCTTTTAGGGTGCCTGTAGCGGATGTTTCTGTAGTGGATTTGACGGTTAAGTTGAGTTCTGCTACGACCTATGAGGCTATCTGTGAGGCTGTGAAGCTTGCAGCCAATACGAGTATGCAAGGTATTATGCATTATACAGAAGAAGCTGTAGTTTCTTCTGATTTTATTGGTTGTGAGTATTCGTCCGTATTTGATGCTCAGGCTGGGGTTGCTTTGAATGATCGATTTTTCAAATTGATAGCTTGGTATGATAATGAAATAGGCTATGCGACTCGTATAGTAGATTTATTAGAGTATATACAAGGAAACTCTAAATAAAGGTTTGGTTGTGTATTTTACAAGAGATCCAGTCATTGAGACTGTTATTACATCTAAAGAAGGGTACAAGTTATCCGTTCGTAATTCAAAACATTTATCTCAGGATCCCTTTATTGTGGAAGCTATAGAGGTAGTCCGTTTAGGGGGTACTTGTTTCTTTCGTAATTGTGATCACAGTAAGCCATTTTTGGTTCCTGCAGCTGATTATGAAGTTATGGAAGTTCGTGATGCCAAAATTAATCTTAAAGCAGTTGGTTTGGACCGAGGAGTTAAGATTGTTAGCGGACGCGAAGCTTTATTAAAAATGCCGAAGGTTGCTCCAATTACTGCTCCTTCAGGAGAGGATACAAGTTCTGCTGAAGAGGAAGTTTCAGAGCCTGCTCCAGCAGCTCCTATGTCTAGAAAAGAAAGACGTAAAGAGTTTAAGAGCGAGAAGTGGAAAGAAAAGAAAAAACAGGGACGGCGTCGTAGTAGCAAAGAAATAGCTGATGCGGTCGGGTCTTCTCAAGAAATGATCGATACAGTTGTGGAGGAATGTTTGCAAGAGTCTTCCTCAGAAGAAGGAGATTCTACTGAACGAAGATTTTCTTTAATTCCCCCTCCTACTCGGTTGATTTGTGAAGGGCCTGAGCAATCATCTGAAGAGTCTAAGCCTGTAACGTCTGTGGATTTGAATGAGTCTTTAAATGCTTTGGTAAATGAAAGCAGTGATGTCATCGAATCTATTTTAGCGGATGAGGATACGGTTGTCTTTACTAGAGAAAACAATAAAAAGCCTGTTCAAGAGCCTCAAGAAGAGCTGCCTAGCTTGTCTTTAGAAGTTCCTGCTCATGATAGTGTTTCTTCAGAAGAGTGAGAAGTTTGTTGTATTTTTTCAGTATTTAACATAAAATCCCCCTGAGGTCCTGTTAGTTGCGTACGCAGGTTCCTTTTTCAAAAGGATGGCGAGGGCTCAAGAAGTCCTCGTTGTTTTTGCTCAGATGGTGGAATGGTAGACACTAGGGACTTAAAATCCCTTGGGCTTTGGCCCGTGCAAGTTCGAGTCTTGTTCTGAGCACATCTTTTTTCTTAGGTCTTGAGACAATAATGCCTTTTTGATTTATAGGTAAGGAAGGCTATTTAACTAGAGGGATCTTTTTGATGTGGCTTTGGTCTTTAGTTAAGCTACGTCTGCTGTCTTTATTGCAGTTTCGCAAGATTCGTTCGTTTATTCCACCAAATCAATACGAAGAGTATTCTCGTTCTATGCTTCAGCTGTTCTGTCTTTGGAAGGACGCCGATATTATGGAGTGGGAGAATACTTGCCAGATTCTGTTTGGTGTTTGTACCAAAATGAGCGAAGATTTGCTTAGAAACCAGAAGCAGATACAAATACAATCCGCAAATAGAGAACAGTCACAGGCAGAATGGGAAAAGACAGTCTGTGAATTGAAATCACAACTCGCATCTCAAGAAGATGAAAGTCGGCAGGAGATTTCTAAGTTACAAGCGGAAAATAGCTGGTTGCAAAATCGTTTAGCTGAAAAGTTGCAGCAAGCACGTCACCAAAATGATGTTATTGATGAGCTGAAACGTGATTTAGTTGAGAGCGTCCAGCAAATGGAAGTTAGCGAAGGTAGACGATTGTGCTATGAGCATAAAATTAAGATACTAGAAGAACAAATAGATCGATTTTTAGCAAAAGAAGAGGTTTAATTTGTCAGATCCTTTGGTAACGCTTTCCTTTATTGTATAAAATTCACAACGACATAAGGAAAATAAAAGACTCGGGTGAAAGGGGCATGGCGGATCTGATTATGGGAATAGATCCAGGAACTTTGGTTTGTGGATATGCACTCATTCGTGTGGAGAATCGATACCAAATCTTCCCACATAGTTTTGGAAAAATCAAACTTCCTCAGAAACAGCCTTTGTCTCACAGATATAAGCAGTTATTTACAGAGATTTCCACAATTCTTCAGCAAGAATCTCCTCAAGCAGTTGTATTAGAAACACAGTATGTTCATAAAAATCCTCAAAGTACAATTAAGCTAGGAATGGCTAAAGGAGTGTTGTTATTAGCGGCGTCTTTACACGACGTTTCTGTATTTGAGTATTCTCCTAATACTGCTAAGAAGGCCGCTGTAGGTAAAGGAAATGCCTCGAAACAGCAAGTACAGCTTATGGTAAGTAAATTGCTGAATGTCCCTGATCTTTTAGCCACTGATAATGAGGATATTGCGGATGCTTTTGCTCTAGCTATGTGTCATGCACACCTATCTCCTTATCAGAACTTAAAGAAAGTTCTTTTGTAATCAATAACGTTAGACGCAGATGTATGAATATATTAAAGGAAAATTAACCCAGTCTGATGGGGCTTATGTTGTTATTGAAAGTTTTGGTATAGGTTATGCCGTCATGCTTTCAGATAGGTTTCGGGCTGATTTACGTGAACTAATGCACCAAGAAGTTCTAGTTTATATTCATAGTATTTTCAATGAGACAGAACATGTCTTATACGGGTTTAGCTCAAGAGCGGAAAGGGAATGCTTTCGTTTGTTAATTTCTTTTTCTGGTATTGGCCCCAAAACTGGCTTGGCTATTTTGAATATGTTCCCTTTACAGGAGCTATGTTCTATAGTTCGTTCTGAAAATATAAAGGCTATTGCTTCGGTTCCTGGTATAGGGAAAAAAACAGCAGAGAAGCTTATGATTGATCTTAAACAAAGGCTTTTTGCTTTAATGCCTCTGTCTTTGGAAGAGCCTATGACTTCACCTATCTCTTCTTCTTTCAAAGAAGGCATAAGCGCTCTAATGAACTTAGGCTTTTCCAGGTTCGCAGCGGACCGTATGATGACCGAAGCTGTTCAGGAGTTATCTGAAGATGCCTCTGTAACGGAACTCCTTCCTGTAGCTTTAAGAAAAGCTTAGAATTTATAGCCTTGTTTCGAGAGTTTCTGAAAATGTTTAGCTCAGTTATAGTTCTCTCACAATTGTGTTAAAATGGCCTCTTTTCTGTATGGAGATGATTGCTTGCCGCGTGCCGTTGCAAAAGAAGAATAGAGGCAAAAGGAGAATATATGGAACAAACATTATCAATAATCAAACCTGATTCTGTGGGCAAGGCTCATATAGGGGAAATTATTTCTATTTTTGAAAAAGCTGGGCTGCGTGTTGCTGCAATGAAAATGGTGCATCTCTCGGTTAAAGAAGCAGAAGGATTTTATGCTGTTCATAAAGAGAGACCTTTTTTCCAAGAACTGGTAGACTTTATGATCTCTGGCCCTGTTGTAGTAATGGTACTGCAAGGGGAAAATGCTGTCGCTCGTAACAGAGAGTTAATGGGAGCAACGAATCCTAGAGAAGCTGTGGAAGGCTCTATACGAGCTTTATTCGGAGAGTCTATAGGAGTTAATGCTGTTCATGGATCTGACAGTCTAGAGAATGCTGCCGTTGAGGTGGGGTATTTCTTTGCTAAAACAGAGATAGTCAACTCCGCAGCATAATTGTTTTTGAGATTTTGCTGGCCCCTTCTTCTCTCTTGTATAGAATAGAGGAAGGGGATTTTTTAAATCATCTGAGTCGCCTGTCGATGGGGGAGTCGCAGTGCTTTTTCTAATTCTTGAACAGAACCTCTTTCCCAAATAATCTTATCTGCTGCTGCGTGCTGTAATTGCGATATAAAGTCTTCTTTTGAGTTAAATAGAGAATGGATGGTTCTTAAGAACTCATTATGTGGGCGGTTCTTCCTGTAAGATGGTTGTATTTGAGGGATAGGAAGGTAACGAGCAAGCTTTTGGGGGTTCATATCCCAAAGAAATGTAGTGTGGTGAACCCAACGATGTTTTTGAATATATTGAGCATTCCCCCCAATTTTTTTACCAAAAAAGGTGTAATCGTTTTCCGTAGTTGCAAATCCTGGTGGGAAAATTGGTGCATAAAGATCTCCTGTCCATTGCATAAGATCTTTTGAAGCAGGTAAAGGAGAAGGGGAATTAATAATCCAAGAGACCATTAGACTATCAGCATCCAGAAAAACTGTTCCTCCACCACTATACCGACGGATAATGGGAATATTATCTTGTCTTAAGTGTTCTAGGTATAGATCCTTTTCTGGGATCCGGGAGATCCCTAACACCACAGCTTCTGGAAGAAATATATTCACCAAACAAAAATTTTGAGTCGAAGTACGTAAAAGGGCTTCTTCAAGTTGAAGTTGTTGAAAAATAGGAAGTCCTTCGCAGTCGACAAAAACACAATCAATGAGCATCTTTTTTTAAAGAGATCATAAGTACCTGAATGTCTGCTACAGAAATTCCTGAAATTCTGGCAGCGGATCCAATCGTACGTGGAGTAAATTTAGAAAGCTTTTCTCTAGCTTCCAAACTTAGTGCTGATATGCTGTTATAGTTCATATCTTCGGGAATTAAAATGTTTTCAGATTTCTCCATATTACGAATTAGGGTTTGCTGTCGAGAAATGTAACCTGCGTACTTAATTTCCATTTCTAAGGAAGCTTCAACAATGGGCCCTAAACTTTTGACATCTTCAGGAAACTCTGCAAGAAGTTGTTGGTAAGAAATTTCTGGACGACATAAGACCTTGGTCAAAGGAACAACTGTATCACCATATTTTCTAAAAATTTTTGCGAGACGTTCTTTTTCTTGTTCTATGCACTCTTTTTGCTGTTGAAACATAGCGAAACGCTCGTTGGACAGTAGTCCTAAAGAATGCCCATAATGGGAGAGGCGTATGCCAGCGTTATCTTGGCGCAAAAGTAGTCGATGCTCAGCTCTACTCGTGAACATACGATAAGGCTCATCTAGTACTTGGGTTGTGAGATCATCCAGCATAACTCCAATATAAGACTCTTGACGAGTAGGTATAAATGCTGGGCGCCCCAAGACTTTATTCACAGCATTAATCCCGGCAATTAAGCCTTGCGCAGCAGCTTCTTCGTATCCTGTAGTTCCATTGATCTGACCACACAAGAACAGTCCGTCAAGAAGTTTGGATTCCATAGAGGGGAGAATCACATTCCCTTGGATGTAATCATATTCTATAGCATAAGCAGGGCGCGTAATTACCGCATTTTCTAAGCCTGCTACTGAGTGAACAATCTCATACTGTACATCGAAAGGCATCGATGTAGATAGCCCGTTAACGTAAACTTCTTGCGTATTGAGGCCTTCTGGCTCAATAAAAATATGATGGCGATCCTTATCCGAAAACTTAACAATCTTGTCCTCTATTGAAGGACAATACCGAGGTCCTACACCTTCTATGCGTCCACCATATAAAGCAGAACGATGCAAATTATTGATGATAAGGTCTTTGGTTTTGTCTGTCGTATGAGTGATGTAACAAGAAACTTGAGGTAATTGAGGGACAAAAGCTTCGTTTCGATGTACAAAACAAACGTTTTGATCTCCAGGCT includes:
- the ruvA gene encoding Holliday junction branch migration protein RuvA — encoded protein: MYEYIKGKLTQSDGAYVVIESFGIGYAVMLSDRFRADLRELMHQEVLVYIHSIFNETEHVLYGFSSRAERECFRLLISFSGIGPKTGLAILNMFPLQELCSIVRSENIKAIASVPGIGKKTAEKLMIDLKQRLFALMPLSLEEPMTSPISSSFKEGISALMNLGFSRFAADRMMTEAVQELSEDASVTELLPVALRKA
- a CDS encoding lipoate--protein ligase family protein produces the protein MLIDCVFVDCEGLPIFQQLQLEEALLRTSTQNFCLVNIFLPEAVVLGISRIPEKDLYLEHLRQDNIPIIRRYSGGGTVFLDADSLMVSWIINSPSPLPASKDLMQWTGDLYAPIFPPGFATTENDYTFFGKKIGGNAQYIQKHRWVHHTTFLWDMNPQKLARYLPIPQIQPSYRKNRPHNEFLRTIHSLFNSKEDFISQLQHAAADKIIWERGSVQELEKALRLPHRQATQMI
- the ruvC gene encoding crossover junction endodeoxyribonuclease RuvC; translated protein: MADLIMGIDPGTLVCGYALIRVENRYQIFPHSFGKIKLPQKQPLSHRYKQLFTEISTILQQESPQAVVLETQYVHKNPQSTIKLGMAKGVLLLAASLHDVSVFEYSPNTAKKAAVGKGNASKQQVQLMVSKLLNVPDLLATDNEDIADAFALAMCHAHLSPYQNLKKVLL
- the ndk gene encoding nucleoside-diphosphate kinase, which gives rise to MEQTLSIIKPDSVGKAHIGEIISIFEKAGLRVAAMKMVHLSVKEAEGFYAVHKERPFFQELVDFMISGPVVVMVLQGENAVARNRELMGATNPREAVEGSIRALFGESIGVNAVHGSDSLENAAVEVGYFFAKTEIVNSAA
- the mnmG gene encoding tRNA uridine-5-carboxymethylaminomethyl(34) synthesis enzyme MnmG, with protein sequence MWTFPVDYDVIVVGAGHAGCEAACCAAKMGASVLLLTSNLDTIAKLSCNPAVGGIGKGHIVREIDALGGVMAEVTDLSGIQFRILNQTKGPAVRAPRAQVDKQLYHIHMKRLLEQVSGLHIMQGSVESLLDNGERILGVSTKEGWAYLGKTVVLSSGTFMRGLIHIGTQNFSGGRLGDAASSGLSENLKRLGFPLGRLKTGTPARLLASSIDFSVMEEQPGDQNVCFVHRNEAFVPQLPQVSCYITHTTDKTKDLIINNLHRSALYGGRIEGVGPRYCPSIEDKIVKFSDKDRHHIFIEPEGLNTQEVYVNGLSTSMPFDVQYEIVHSVAGLENAVITRPAYAIEYDYIQGNVILPSMESKLLDGLFLCGQINGTTGYEEAAAQGLIAGINAVNKVLGRPAFIPTRQESYIGVMLDDLTTQVLDEPYRMFTSRAEHRLLLRQDNAGIRLSHYGHSLGLLSNERFAMFQQQKECIEQEKERLAKIFRKYGDTVVPLTKVLCRPEISYQQLLAEFPEDVKSLGPIVEASLEMEIKYAGYISRQQTLIRNMEKSENILIPEDMNYNSISALSLEAREKLSKFTPRTIGSAARISGISVADIQVLMISLKKDAH
- the rplQ gene encoding 50S ribosomal protein L17, which translates into the protein MQHARKKFRVGRTSSHNRCMLANMLKSLIHNERIETTLPKAKELRRHADRMVTLAKKNTLAARRLAVGRLMVRYNTLTSKEARQAKAGDLSAYNVDRRVIGKLFDVLATRFSSRNGGYTRILKLQNRVGDNAQKCIIEFLAD
- the grgA gene encoding GrgA family transcription factor, which gives rise to MYFTRDPVIETVITSKEGYKLSVRNSKHLSQDPFIVEAIEVVRLGGTCFFRNCDHSKPFLVPAADYEVMEVRDAKINLKAVGLDRGVKIVSGREALLKMPKVAPITAPSGEDTSSAEEEVSEPAPAAPMSRKERRKEFKSEKWKEKKKQGRRRSSKEIADAVGSSQEMIDTVVEECLQESSSEEGDSTERRFSLIPPPTRLICEGPEQSSEESKPVTSVDLNESLNALVNESSDVIESILADEDTVVFTRENNKKPVQEPQEELPSLSLEVPAHDSVSSEE
- the gap gene encoding type I glyceraldehyde-3-phosphate dehydrogenase; amino-acid sequence: MRVVINGFGRIGRLVLRQILKRNSPIEVVAINDLVAGDLLTYLFKYDSTHGSFASQATFAEGCLVVGERKIRFLAEKDIQKLPWKDLDVDVVIESTGLFVNRDDAAKHLDSGARRVLITAPAKGDVPTFVMGVNHHQFDSVNDVIISNASCTTNCLAPLAKVLLDNFGIEEGLMTTVHAATATQSVVDGPSRKDWRGGRGAFQNIIPASTGAAKAVGLCLPELKGKLTGMAFRVPVADVSVVDLTVKLSSATTYEAICEAVKLAANTSMQGIMHYTEEAVVSSDFIGCEYSSVFDAQAGVALNDRFFKLIAWYDNEIGYATRIVDLLEYIQGNSK